In Musa acuminata AAA Group cultivar baxijiao chromosome BXJ2-8, Cavendish_Baxijiao_AAA, whole genome shotgun sequence, one genomic interval encodes:
- the LOC103994134 gene encoding thioredoxin F1, chloroplastic, whose protein sequence is MALRIALSSPSIRSTTSSPSSSCGNHPPSSLSRFLGCPHGRSPGEPLTASGRSRRAAVVATSNLETAVPAVGQVTEVDKDTFWPLVKAAGERVVVLDMYTRWCGPCKVMAPKFKELSEKHLDVVFMKLDCNQENRPLAKELGIKVVPTFKILKDGKVVKEVTGAKYDDLVVAIETTKSS, encoded by the exons ATGGCGCTTCGGATCGCCCTCTCTTCCCCCTCGATTCGATCGACCACGTCATCGCCGTCGTCTTCTTGTGGCAACCACCCTCCTTCCTCGCTGAGCCGGTTCCTGGGCTGCCCCCACGGGCGGTCCCCAGGCGAGCCCCTGACCGCCTCCGGCCGCAGCCGAAGGGCCGCCGTCGTGGCGACGTCGAACTTGGAGACGGCCGTGCCGGCCGTCGGGCAGGTCACGGAGGTCGACAAGGACACCTTCTGGCCCCTTGTCAAGGCCGCCGGCGAAAGGGTCGTCGTcctcgacatgtacacccggtg GTGTGGCCCTTGCAAGGTGATGGCCCCCAAATTTAAAGAATTATCCGAGAAGCATCTTGATGTTGTATTTATGAAGCTCGACTGCAATCAAGAAAACAGG CCCCTTGCTAAGGAATTGGGCATCAAGGTTGTACCGACCTTCAAGATTCTCAAGGATGGCAAGGTGGTAAAGGAAGTGACAGGTGCCAAGTATGATGATTTAGTTGTCGCCATTGAGACCACGAAATCAAGTTAA
- the LOC103994133 gene encoding biotin carboxyl carrier protein of acetyl-CoA carboxylase 1, chloroplastic, producing MASSSSLHAAPAAAPQVYAAAASASASSASSRRRPTAVSFPLPSKPKKPLLAPAKGLRLYRDRSAIAKAQLNEVAGGPANDAATSKTKAEALGPKGQDAEAGKPSLPSAPLSEEAISEFMTQVANIVKLVDSRDIVELQLKQNDCELIIRKKEALPQPPAPAPIVMQAPAAPAYIPSEVPPPPAARALPSPAAASSAPKASKSSHPPLKSPMAGTLYRSPGPGLPPFVKPGDKVNKGQILCIIEAMKLMNEIEADHAGTVVEILVEDGKPVGIDQPIFIIEP from the exons ATGGCTTCCTCGTCCTCTCTTCACGCAGCACCGGCGGCCGCGCCACAGGTctacgccgccgccgcctccgcctccgcctcctcagCCTCTTCTCGCCGCCGCCCGACAGCGGTCTCCTTCCCTCTACCTTCGAAGCCCAAGAAGCCTCTCCTCGCCCCCGCCAAG GGATTGAGGCTTTACAGAGACCGTTCTGCCATCGCAAAGGCCCAATTGAATGAG GTTGCTGGAGGACCTGCCAATGATGCTGCAACTTCTAAGACCAAAGCAGAAGCTTTAGGACCCAAAGGGCAGGATGCGGAAGCAGGAAAGCCATCCCTGCCATCAGCTCCACTATCCGAGGAGGCGATATCTGAGTTTATGACTCAAGTTGCAAACATCGTAAA GCTTGTTGATTCAAGAGACATTGTTGAATTGCAGCTGAAGCAAAATGATTGTGAACTTATCATTCGCAAGAAGGAGGCTTTGCCTCAGCCTCCAGCACCAGCCCCAATTGTCATGCAAGCCCCTGCTGCTCCTGCTTATATTCCATCAGAAGTTCCACCACCACCTGCTGCCCGTGCCCTCCCATCACCTGCCGCTGCTTCATCTGCCCCTAAGGCTTCCAAGTCATCCCATCCTCCTCTCAAGAGTCCTATGGCAGGGACATTATACCGAAGCCCTGGTCCAGGCTTGCCCCCTTTCGTTAAG CCCGGTGACAAAGTCAACAAGGGACAAATACTGTGTATCATTGAAGCTATGAAGCTGATGAATGAAATTGAA GCTGATCATGCTGGAACAGTAGTTGAAATATTGGTAGAAGATGGCAAACCTGTGGGCATAGACCAG CCAATTTTCATCATCGAACCTTAA
- the LOC135618525 gene encoding uncharacterized protein LOC135618525 yields MSLLLLFSFFFFFFFGAAVTAASGGDGGSAYEVLRSHGLPIGLLPKGVRDFYVDGEGRFEARLYAPCTAKFESEVRYNASIVGTISPGQIAGLSGVAAQDLFLWFPVRAIRLDDQASGIIHFDVGVVDKRFTLSLFEFPPDCAPAFVAESQSGELHYRLDQLDPQHVAV; encoded by the exons ATGAGCctccttctcctattctccttcttcttcttcttcttctttggcgcgGCCGTcacggcggcgagcggcggcgacgGTGGCAGCGCGTACGAGGTGCTGCGGTCCCACGGCCTGCCCATCGGGCTGCTGCCCAAGGGGGTGCGGGATTTCTACGTGGACGGGGAGGGGCGGTTCGAGGCGCGGCTGTACGCGCCGTGCACGGCCAAGTTCGAGAGCGAGGTGCGGTACAACGCCAGCATCGTTGGCACCATCTCGCCTGGCCAGATCGCTGGCCTCTCCGGCGTCGCGGCCCAGGACCTCTTCCTCTGGTTCCCCGTCCGCGCCATCCGCCTCGACGACCAGGCCTCCGGCATCATCCATTTCGACGTCGGCGTCGTTGACAAGCGCTTCACCCTCTCCCTCTTCGAGTTCCCTCCCGACTGCGCCCCCGCCTTCGTCGCCGAG AGCCAATCCGGTGAGCTCCACTACCGTCTCGATCAACTCGATCCTCAACACGTTGCCGTCTGA